One region of Polynucleobacter sp. Adler-ghost genomic DNA includes:
- a CDS encoding NAD(P)(+) transhydrogenase (Re/Si-specific) subunit beta: MSNITAISYLISSVLFILALRGLSSPTTSRQGNTFGMIGMLLAVITTFMIPDFKPVFSLIIGAIVAGAIIGILAAKRVQMTKMPELVALMHSFVGLSAVLIAIAAVFNPAQDHTGAQKIELFIGAFIGAITFTASIIAFGKLSGKVSGKSVTFAGQHLLNLILAIVMVAGGVMYFMTGSHEAFLVMCAIALVLGVTLIIPIGGADMPVVVSMLNSYSGWAAAGIGFTLNNPVLIIAGACVGSSGAILSYIMCKAMNRSILAVLLGGFGAEAAAGGADDGGPKNYKTGSPEDAAFLMENADTVVIVPGYGLAVARAQHALKELTEKLTHHGVTVKYAIHPVAGRMPGHMNVLLAEAEVPYDQVFEMEDINSDFGQADVVLVLGANDVVNPAARTPGSPIFGMPILEAYKAKTIIVNKRSMAAGYAGLDNELFYMDKTMMVFGDAKKVVEDMVKSVS; the protein is encoded by the coding sequence ATGTCAAATATAACCGCGATTTCCTACCTCATTTCATCGGTGCTTTTCATCCTCGCCTTGCGTGGATTGTCTTCACCAACTACATCACGTCAAGGCAATACCTTTGGCATGATCGGCATGTTGCTTGCCGTAATCACCACCTTCATGATTCCTGACTTTAAGCCAGTCTTCTCATTGATTATTGGTGCGATTGTTGCTGGTGCAATCATTGGAATACTTGCTGCTAAACGTGTGCAAATGACCAAGATGCCAGAACTCGTAGCGTTGATGCACTCTTTTGTTGGCTTGTCAGCAGTATTGATTGCGATTGCGGCAGTGTTTAATCCAGCCCAAGACCATACTGGCGCGCAAAAGATTGAACTCTTTATCGGTGCATTTATTGGCGCCATCACCTTTACTGCTTCCATTATTGCTTTTGGTAAATTATCTGGCAAAGTCAGTGGTAAATCAGTCACTTTTGCTGGTCAGCACTTGCTCAACCTGATTCTCGCAATTGTCATGGTTGCTGGTGGAGTCATGTACTTCATGACCGGTAGTCACGAAGCATTTTTAGTAATGTGTGCGATTGCTTTGGTATTAGGCGTGACCTTGATCATCCCCATCGGTGGCGCAGATATGCCTGTGGTTGTGTCGATGCTCAACAGTTACTCTGGATGGGCGGCTGCAGGCATTGGCTTCACATTAAACAACCCAGTATTGATTATTGCTGGTGCTTGCGTAGGCTCCTCTGGTGCGATTTTGTCTTACATCATGTGTAAGGCAATGAACCGCTCAATCTTGGCAGTCTTGCTAGGTGGCTTCGGTGCCGAGGCTGCTGCCGGTGGCGCTGATGATGGCGGTCCAAAGAACTACAAAACTGGTTCACCAGAAGATGCTGCCTTCCTCATGGAGAATGCCGACACAGTCGTGATTGTTCCTGGCTACGGCCTCGCAGTTGCCCGTGCTCAGCATGCACTTAAAGAGTTAACAGAAAAACTGACTCATCATGGCGTGACCGTAAAGTATGCGATTCACCCAGTGGCAGGTCGTATGCCCGGTCACATGAACGTACTCTTGGCTGAAGCTGAAGTTCCATACGACCAAGTGTTTGAGATGGAAGACATTAACAGTGATTTTGGTCAGGCTGACGTGGTGCTAGTACTTGGTGCAAACGATGTGGTAAACCCTGCCGCTCGTACGCCAGGTAGTCCAATCTTTGGTATGCCAATTTTGGAAGCCTATAAAGCCAAAACCATTATTGTCAACAAGCGCTCTATGGCAGCAGGTTATGCTGGTCTAGATAACGAACTCTTCTACATGGATAAAACGATGATGGTCTTCGGTGATGCGAAGAAGGTTGTAGAAGACATGGTGAAGTCAGTAAGTTAA
- a CDS encoding tripartite tricarboxylate transporter substrate binding protein has protein sequence MNIKKHLLLVMGLIWITSVQAQNTYPNRPIQMIMPLQAGSGVDILMRPIAQKMSENLGQVITIENLPGGAGLIGASKVAQANAEGYVLGAFNDSILTMLPNLHKKIDYDPIQSFAPVSEVAAITFVMVANPSFPGNTAADLIRIAKENPGKIDYASGGNGSPQHIGMEIFRQYTGAPLVHIPYRGAAAAVTDVMAGQVPVMISALSVVLPHIRSGKLKVLGITSKMRSPLLPNAPTVSESVKGYEFSTWGAIVAPKGATSAVVSKLNDSLALALKDQKLRDQLIQQGFEFVPLGPDHLKEMIAQGLVKMKKVIKDGGIQPD, from the coding sequence ATGAATATTAAAAAACACTTGCTTTTAGTAATGGGTTTAATTTGGATTACATCCGTCCAAGCTCAAAATACCTACCCTAATAGACCGATTCAGATGATCATGCCATTGCAGGCCGGAAGTGGTGTCGATATTTTGATGCGACCCATTGCACAAAAAATGAGTGAGAACTTGGGACAGGTAATTACGATTGAAAACCTTCCTGGTGGCGCCGGTTTAATCGGAGCTAGCAAGGTAGCTCAGGCTAATGCAGAGGGCTATGTACTAGGTGCATTTAATGACAGCATCTTAACAATGCTACCCAATCTGCACAAGAAAATTGACTACGATCCCATTCAAAGTTTTGCTCCAGTCTCCGAAGTAGCTGCAATCACTTTCGTCATGGTAGCAAACCCGTCATTTCCGGGAAACACAGCGGCAGACTTAATTCGGATTGCTAAAGAAAATCCAGGAAAAATTGATTACGCCTCAGGCGGCAATGGCTCACCTCAGCATATTGGTATGGAGATCTTTCGCCAGTATACGGGTGCGCCATTGGTGCATATCCCCTATCGTGGAGCGGCAGCAGCAGTAACCGATGTCATGGCAGGACAGGTGCCTGTGATGATTAGCGCTTTATCTGTTGTCCTTCCACATATTCGATCAGGGAAACTAAAGGTGTTAGGTATCACTAGCAAAATGCGTTCACCTTTGCTACCAAATGCGCCGACTGTGAGCGAGAGTGTTAAAGGTTATGAGTTCTCTACCTGGGGTGCGATTGTCGCCCCCAAGGGTGCAACATCAGCTGTCGTTAGTAAACTCAATGATTCATTGGCTTTAGCGTTAAAAGATCAGAAGTTGCGGGATCAGTTAATACAGCAAGGTTTTGAATTTGTACCTTTAGGACCGGATCATTTAAAAGAAATGATTGCACAAGGCTTAGTGAAGATGAAAAAGGTTATCAAAGATGGCGGTATTCAGCCGGATTAA
- the groL gene encoding chaperonin GroEL (60 kDa chaperone family; promotes refolding of misfolded polypeptides especially under stressful conditions; forms two stacked rings of heptamers to form a barrel-shaped 14mer; ends can be capped by GroES; misfolded proteins enter the barrel where they are refolded when GroES binds), translating into MAAKDVVFGDNARTKMVEGVNILANAVKVTLGPKGRNVVIERSFGGPIITKDGVSVAKEIELKDKLQNMGAQMVKEVASKTNDIAGDGTTTATVLAQSIVREGMKYVVSGHNPMDLKRGIDKAVTAALEELKKISKPCTTTKEIAQVGSISANSDQSIGQRIAEAMEKVGKEGVITVEDGKSLEDELEVVEGMQFDRGYLSPYFINQPEKQVAVLETPYVLLFDKKVSNIRDLLPVLEQVAKSGRPLLIIAEDVEGEALATLVVNNIRGIIKTCAVKAPGFGDRRKAMLEDIAILTGGTVIAEEIGLTLEKTTLEHLGQAKRIEIGKENTIIIDGAGDAKAIEARVKNIRVQIEEATSDYDKEKLQERVAKLAGGVAVIRVGAATEVEMKEKKDRVDDALHATRAAVEEGIVPGGGVALLRAMQGIKGLKGDNPDQDAGISIVLRAMEEPIRIIVSNAGDEASVVVNAVLASKGNNGYNAATGEYGDLVAQGVIDPTKVTKTALVNAASVAALLLTTDCAISEAPKDDSAGGGMPDMGGMGGMGGMGGMM; encoded by the coding sequence ATGGCAGCAAAAGACGTTGTATTTGGAGATAACGCCCGTACCAAGATGGTAGAAGGCGTAAATATTCTTGCTAACGCAGTAAAAGTAACCTTAGGACCAAAAGGTCGTAATGTAGTTATCGAGCGTTCATTTGGCGGCCCAATCATCACCAAAGATGGTGTATCCGTAGCAAAAGAAATCGAACTTAAAGACAAGCTCCAGAACATGGGCGCTCAGATGGTGAAGGAAGTTGCTTCCAAAACCAATGACATCGCTGGCGACGGTACGACTACCGCTACTGTATTGGCTCAGTCTATCGTTCGCGAAGGCATGAAATACGTAGTATCAGGCCACAATCCAATGGACTTGAAGCGTGGTATCGACAAAGCAGTTACAGCGGCACTCGAAGAGCTCAAGAAAATTAGCAAGCCTTGCACAACTACTAAAGAAATCGCTCAAGTTGGCTCTATCTCGGCTAATAGCGACCAAAGTATTGGTCAGCGTATTGCTGAGGCAATGGAAAAAGTAGGTAAAGAAGGCGTTATCACTGTTGAAGATGGTAAGTCATTGGAGGATGAGCTTGAAGTAGTTGAAGGTATGCAGTTTGACCGCGGTTATCTGTCTCCATACTTCATTAACCAACCTGAAAAGCAAGTTGCCGTATTAGAAACCCCATACGTACTCTTGTTTGACAAGAAAGTTAGCAACATCCGTGATTTGCTCCCAGTACTCGAGCAAGTAGCAAAGTCTGGCCGTCCATTGTTGATCATTGCAGAAGATGTTGAAGGCGAAGCCTTAGCAACTTTAGTCGTGAACAACATTCGCGGCATCATCAAAACTTGCGCCGTTAAGGCTCCAGGCTTTGGTGACCGTCGTAAGGCTATGTTGGAAGACATCGCAATTTTGACTGGCGGTACTGTGATTGCTGAGGAAATCGGCCTCACACTGGAGAAAACAACTCTTGAGCACTTAGGTCAAGCTAAGCGTATCGAAATTGGCAAAGAAAACACCATCATCATTGACGGTGCTGGCGATGCTAAAGCAATCGAAGCACGTGTGAAGAACATCCGTGTTCAGATCGAAGAAGCGACTAGCGACTACGACAAAGAGAAGTTGCAAGAGCGCGTTGCTAAGTTGGCAGGCGGTGTTGCAGTGATTCGTGTTGGTGCTGCTACTGAAGTAGAAATGAAAGAAAAGAAAGACCGCGTTGACGATGCATTACACGCAACTCGTGCAGCAGTTGAAGAGGGTATTGTTCCTGGCGGTGGCGTTGCTTTATTACGCGCGATGCAGGGTATCAAGGGCTTGAAGGGTGATAATCCTGATCAAGACGCTGGTATCAGTATCGTATTGCGTGCAATGGAAGAGCCAATTCGCATCATCGTTTCTAACGCAGGCGACGAAGCTAGCGTAGTTGTTAATGCAGTATTGGCTAGCAAGGGCAATAACGGTTACAACGCAGCAACTGGTGAATATGGTGACCTCGTAGCTCAAGGTGTAATCGATCCGACTAAAGTAACAAAAACTGCATTGGTTAATGCTGCTTCTGTTGCGGCCTTATTGTTGACTACTGATTGCGCAATCAGCGAAGCCCCAAAGGATGATTCCGCTGGTGGTGGCATGCCTGATATGGGCGGCATGGGTGGCATGGGTGGCATGGGCGGCATGATGTAA
- a CDS encoding co-chaperone GroES yields MNLRPLHDRVIIKRLDQESKTASGIIIPDAAAEKPDQGEVLAVGPGKRDDSGKLNAPDVKVGDRVLFGKYAGQTVKVGTDELLVMREEDIMAVVQK; encoded by the coding sequence ATGAATCTGCGTCCTTTACATGATCGCGTAATCATCAAACGTTTAGATCAAGAATCAAAAACTGCCTCTGGAATCATCATTCCGGATGCTGCTGCTGAAAAGCCGGATCAAGGCGAAGTATTGGCAGTTGGCCCGGGCAAACGTGATGACAGCGGTAAGTTGAATGCACCAGACGTCAAAGTTGGCGATCGCGTGTTATTCGGCAAATATGCAGGTCAAACAGTTAAGGTCGGCACTGACGAGCTTCTCGTCATGCGCGAAGAAGACATCATGGCTGTTGTACAGAAGTAA
- a CDS encoding diguanylate phosphodiesterase, translating into MSPKSRLYTLVKAWKNKPFQEVRDACGQPWLGLSGEALEEHQSWSQRQAISNEPIFNSQGTKLTSSLFRPLLTATDTQLLRLFMEGLDTITYWYRSGRFIPGILPMPAQYLASSSFVDALSDLILNSRLPVGLVSLGIHKLKDADSMESSMEGLLRMRRLGVLIHLLDFSGAHAQIRWVEQIEPEGIHIEMGQFRADGLPSEMSSLGQKFHTLIYASNITLVKDLENVIAMGAHHSYGGLMMPPVSRHQMLHMSDSRIAKAIFSLHPHKTQNGDK; encoded by the coding sequence ATGAGCCCGAAATCCCGGCTGTACACGCTTGTAAAGGCTTGGAAGAACAAACCCTTCCAAGAAGTACGCGATGCCTGCGGCCAGCCTTGGCTTGGTCTTAGCGGCGAAGCGCTAGAAGAACACCAATCCTGGTCCCAGCGACAAGCGATTAGTAACGAACCCATCTTTAATAGCCAAGGAACTAAGCTGACGAGCTCTTTATTTAGACCATTACTGACCGCCACCGACACGCAGCTCCTCAGATTATTCATGGAGGGCCTAGACACCATTACGTATTGGTACCGTAGCGGACGCTTCATCCCTGGCATCTTACCGATGCCAGCGCAATATCTAGCATCCAGCAGTTTTGTAGATGCTTTAAGCGACCTCATTCTGAACTCACGACTCCCAGTTGGTCTAGTGAGCCTAGGAATACACAAACTCAAGGATGCTGACTCCATGGAATCTAGCATGGAAGGATTATTGCGTATGCGTCGTCTCGGCGTCCTGATCCATCTTCTGGATTTTTCTGGAGCGCATGCGCAAATCCGCTGGGTAGAGCAGATCGAGCCTGAAGGCATTCATATTGAGATGGGGCAATTTCGAGCTGATGGCTTACCAAGCGAAATGAGTTCCCTTGGCCAGAAATTCCATACCCTAATCTATGCCAGCAACATCACTCTGGTAAAGGATTTAGAAAATGTCATAGCAATGGGAGCACACCATAGCTATGGCGGACTCATGATGCCGCCGGTGAGCCGACATCAAATGCTACACATGAGCGATAGCCGTATCGCTAAGGCCATTTTTTCGCTGCACCCTCATAAAACCCAAAATGGAGACAAGTAA
- a CDS encoding response regulator transcription factor has translation MRKRVMLVDDHPAMLMALKSMLQDQLLFEIAGQAQHGEECLRSIKEVNPNMVILDLDMPKTDGFDVIRRIGLMHPEVRILVLSSLDEAVYGGRVRSLGAHGFVNKTAGADVILAACVAISQGYTFFTHGKNGNTSLSDNDKLALISDRELQVMKYLGKGNTNQQISDLLHISNKTVATYKTRVFDKLGINNIADLILFCRMNNIIES, from the coding sequence ATGAGAAAACGCGTGATGTTGGTAGATGACCATCCAGCTATGCTGATGGCATTAAAAAGTATGTTGCAAGATCAATTGCTTTTTGAGATCGCAGGACAGGCGCAGCATGGTGAAGAGTGCCTACGCTCAATCAAAGAAGTCAATCCTAATATGGTCATCTTAGATTTGGATATGCCCAAGACGGATGGTTTTGATGTGATCCGTCGGATTGGCTTGATGCATCCAGAAGTTCGTATTTTGGTGTTGTCTAGCCTAGATGAAGCAGTCTATGGTGGCCGAGTACGGTCCTTGGGTGCACATGGTTTCGTAAATAAGACTGCTGGAGCCGATGTCATTTTGGCTGCCTGCGTTGCCATCTCACAGGGATATACCTTCTTCACACATGGGAAGAATGGCAACACCTCTCTGAGCGACAACGATAAATTGGCATTGATATCTGATCGTGAGCTACAAGTTATGAAGTATCTCGGCAAAGGTAATACTAACCAGCAGATATCTGACCTACTGCACATCAGTAATAAGACAGTAGCAACCTACAAGACTAGAGTCTTTGACAAACTAGGCATTAACAATATTGCTGATTTGATCCTGTTCTGTCGCATGAACAACATCATCGAAAGCTAA
- a CDS encoding response regulator, giving the protein MHRFILKKVFTLCCIYTSLAHAGSFSTSEQSWIDAHPVVRFSIHEKYASYLNPSNQQYGAAPFMALLSKMEECTRQQYVPIWRTSDPEGLKQLRKGEVDFIIDPPSIDDHVLQFGSLSEAIFWGHDAVLTKASNRLDSTYTKIGYFDRGLENSPSGADIHSETKQGQSPTSLIQSLIKNDIEALVLPIRLAQQLIRETQNTDLKIDGLYSRDPFAYRWLISDHNAPLHDVLSHFLNDLDPMASRQLFALGDEHKPKSNVLPWLSTALILIIGLVMFYQLQRKYFYQKKTALELLHSKELAEKANAAKSAFLATMSHEIRTPMNAILGVQELLLGSAQFPKKDKPLLKSAQASAESLLGMLNQVLDISKIEAGKLTLNLEPCNPYQLIMDIHAAFSTVAKKQNLLLHTSIDPRIAEVLMIDSLRLRQVLQNLLSNAIKFTAEGEVYFSISVLADDHAGQLLEFRVIDTGIGMGNDQIKLALQAFEQLPATQESCLSEQKRGTGLGLTITNHLVTSMNSHLYFESAPGFGSNVHFSAAFPRTSVAAAQAPGFDSLGPLSKNFISKKPGRRNSHINALVVEDHPASRQILSLQLEALGISACVCENAVAALELMKERHFDLMLTDQSMPGMQGSELAKQIRSLGNRDLIIIGVTADIYALDSRHQFLSSGMNGVLIKPLSLGALENELMRYFDASQELASSGEPYSFDAFSNLIKNDSHQIIVILEEIEKVHLDALNQLQSDGKQIRIDEVHFQSLVHKVKGGAQLLQATEFTRACESLEVNGSLTERIERFTVLLEEQNQTIEAYKKKYR; this is encoded by the coding sequence ATGCATCGATTCATATTGAAAAAAGTATTCACACTCTGCTGTATCTATACAAGTTTGGCGCATGCCGGATCATTTAGCACTTCAGAGCAATCATGGATCGATGCCCATCCAGTGGTGCGATTTAGTATTCACGAAAAATATGCATCCTATCTCAACCCATCCAACCAACAATATGGTGCAGCACCCTTTATGGCGCTTCTGTCAAAAATGGAAGAGTGCACACGACAGCAATATGTGCCGATATGGAGAACATCAGACCCTGAAGGCTTAAAGCAACTCAGAAAAGGTGAAGTGGATTTCATCATCGATCCGCCAAGCATTGACGATCACGTGTTGCAATTTGGATCTCTATCTGAAGCCATCTTTTGGGGTCATGATGCCGTCCTTACTAAGGCCTCAAACAGATTGGATTCAACTTATACCAAGATTGGCTACTTTGATCGAGGCCTTGAAAATTCGCCGTCCGGCGCTGATATCCACAGTGAGACCAAACAAGGGCAATCCCCCACCAGCTTAATTCAATCCCTCATTAAAAATGATATCGAGGCGCTAGTCCTACCCATTCGCTTGGCACAGCAACTGATTCGCGAAACCCAAAATACAGATCTAAAAATTGATGGTTTATATAGTCGCGATCCATTTGCCTATCGCTGGCTTATCTCAGACCATAATGCCCCTCTTCATGATGTACTAAGCCACTTTCTAAATGACTTAGATCCCATGGCATCACGCCAACTTTTTGCATTAGGGGATGAACACAAACCAAAGTCAAATGTACTACCCTGGCTGAGCACCGCTCTCATCCTAATAATTGGTTTAGTGATGTTTTATCAACTCCAAAGAAAATATTTCTATCAAAAGAAAACTGCTCTGGAATTACTACATTCAAAAGAGCTGGCTGAAAAAGCAAATGCTGCGAAGTCTGCATTTTTAGCAACTATGAGCCATGAAATTCGGACACCAATGAATGCCATCTTAGGCGTTCAAGAACTACTGCTTGGTAGCGCACAATTTCCCAAGAAAGATAAGCCGTTATTAAAGAGTGCTCAAGCTTCTGCCGAATCTCTTTTAGGCATGCTCAATCAAGTGTTAGATATTTCCAAGATTGAGGCTGGCAAACTTACTCTCAACCTAGAGCCTTGTAATCCATATCAATTGATTATGGATATTCATGCGGCATTTTCTACAGTAGCTAAGAAACAGAATTTGCTACTCCATACCTCGATTGATCCCAGAATCGCTGAAGTGCTCATGATTGATTCTTTACGTCTGAGACAAGTTCTGCAGAATTTACTGAGCAATGCGATTAAGTTCACCGCCGAAGGTGAGGTGTACTTTTCTATTAGCGTCCTCGCTGATGATCATGCCGGCCAATTACTTGAGTTCAGGGTGATTGATACTGGAATAGGAATGGGAAATGATCAAATCAAATTGGCTCTACAAGCTTTTGAACAATTACCAGCCACACAAGAGTCCTGTCTATCAGAGCAAAAGAGGGGGACGGGCCTTGGGCTCACCATCACTAATCATTTGGTGACTTCCATGAACAGTCATCTTTATTTTGAGAGCGCCCCAGGCTTTGGAAGTAATGTCCACTTTTCAGCAGCCTTTCCTAGAACCAGTGTTGCTGCCGCACAGGCTCCAGGCTTTGATTCTCTCGGGCCATTATCTAAGAACTTCATCTCAAAAAAGCCGGGCAGAAGAAATTCTCATATAAATGCTTTAGTAGTTGAAGATCACCCAGCTAGTCGGCAAATTTTGTCGCTGCAATTAGAAGCGCTTGGTATCAGCGCTTGCGTTTGTGAGAATGCAGTTGCGGCACTCGAATTAATGAAGGAGCGTCATTTTGATCTGATGCTCACAGATCAATCGATGCCCGGAATGCAGGGCTCTGAGTTAGCCAAACAAATCCGATCTCTAGGTAATCGTGATTTGATTATTATTGGCGTCACTGCAGATATTTATGCCCTAGACTCTCGCCATCAATTTTTATCATCCGGTATGAATGGCGTACTCATCAAGCCTTTGAGTTTAGGCGCCCTCGAGAATGAACTTATGCGCTATTTTGACGCCAGCCAAGAGTTAGCCTCCTCTGGTGAGCCCTATTCGTTTGATGCCTTCTCTAATCTCATCAAAAATGATTCCCATCAGATCATAGTGATCCTAGAGGAAATTGAGAAGGTTCACTTAGACGCTCTGAATCAATTGCAATCAGACGGCAAGCAAATCCGCATTGATGAAGTCCATTTTCAAAGTCTAGTTCATAAAGTCAAAGGTGGGGCACAACTACTTCAAGCTACTGAATTTACCCGTGCCTGCGAATCACTTGAAGTGAATGGATCGCTTACCGAGCGCATTGAGAGATTCACCGTCCTTCTAGAAGAGCAAAACCAAACTATTGAGGCCTATAAGAAAAAATATCGATAG
- the dacB gene encoding D-alanyl-D-alanine carboxypeptidase/D-alanyl-D-alanine-endopeptidase, with the protein MRTKPYSPSAIRLLAFLWASLITCQAHSADIIAQNTALQYIPKAVAASLEKSQIPKESISISVMEIEPGQPGKITAKTKVDWRSKQAMNPASTMKLLTTLTGLDVLGPQYRWRTNIYTDGLIRQGTLKGNLYLQGTGDPKLVPEEMAKMMKALQNLGIQKIDGNLFFDRSAYAPNAMEHNTIDGESLRAYNVPPDPLLYAFRTLSFQLGKSRTADFIDISYTPPLSQLKVINQMQLVDQSCDSRKGNIRFNLDPESDGANTNQPLTAQFSGNFPKGCKGVSYNVVVLDANTFFTQGFAAAWELAGGSWIQAPTGQSATVPLAARLLLQFEGIPLADDVQDINKFSNNVMARQLMLTLALEKMGKPASTKNGELVIQSWLKGLGLQFPELVIENGSGLSRNEAISAEHMTQLLVTARNLSVTDAFYNSLPIAGTDGTMKNRLMTHLRKFLHLKKKPEARIKTGALVDVRAISGYVMSKSGRMYAVTSFINHPNALRGLEAHDQLLAWLLNDGPDPKQAR; encoded by the coding sequence ATGCGCACCAAACCCTATTCGCCCTCTGCCATCCGTCTATTAGCCTTTTTATGGGCTAGTCTGATTACTTGTCAAGCCCACTCCGCTGACATAATTGCTCAAAATACTGCTCTTCAGTATATCCCTAAGGCCGTAGCTGCCAGCCTTGAAAAGAGCCAGATTCCAAAAGAATCTATCAGCATTTCAGTGATGGAAATAGAGCCAGGCCAGCCAGGGAAAATAACAGCAAAAACAAAGGTGGACTGGCGTTCTAAGCAGGCAATGAATCCTGCGTCAACCATGAAACTGCTCACTACACTCACTGGTCTAGATGTACTAGGACCGCAATATCGTTGGCGTACAAATATCTATACCGATGGGCTTATTCGTCAGGGCACCCTTAAAGGGAATCTATATTTGCAAGGCACCGGAGATCCAAAGCTAGTTCCCGAAGAAATGGCCAAAATGATGAAGGCCTTGCAAAATCTGGGGATTCAAAAAATTGATGGTAATTTATTTTTTGATAGAAGCGCCTATGCCCCTAATGCCATGGAGCACAACACAATTGATGGGGAATCCTTGCGCGCCTATAACGTGCCGCCAGATCCTCTCCTATATGCTTTTAGAACCCTCTCATTTCAATTAGGTAAATCGCGTACTGCAGACTTTATTGACATAAGCTACACACCTCCACTATCACAACTCAAAGTGATCAATCAGATGCAATTGGTTGATCAATCCTGCGATAGCAGGAAAGGTAACATTCGCTTTAACTTAGATCCGGAGAGCGATGGAGCAAACACTAACCAACCTCTGACCGCTCAATTTTCTGGTAACTTTCCAAAAGGCTGCAAGGGGGTGAGCTATAACGTCGTTGTTTTGGATGCGAATACCTTTTTCACTCAAGGCTTCGCCGCAGCTTGGGAGTTAGCTGGTGGATCTTGGATTCAAGCACCCACCGGACAATCTGCTACGGTCCCTCTAGCAGCCCGACTATTACTCCAGTTTGAGGGCATCCCCCTGGCTGATGACGTACAAGACATTAACAAGTTTTCGAATAATGTCATGGCTAGACAATTGATGCTGACCTTGGCTCTAGAGAAGATGGGTAAGCCTGCAAGCACTAAAAATGGTGAGCTCGTAATTCAGAGCTGGCTAAAGGGTTTAGGACTTCAGTTTCCAGAACTCGTCATTGAGAATGGCTCTGGTCTATCCCGCAATGAAGCGATCTCTGCTGAACATATGACGCAATTATTAGTTACGGCTCGTAATTTATCCGTTACGGATGCGTTTTATAACAGCCTTCCAATTGCAGGAACAGATGGCACGATGAAAAATCGCCTCATGACACATTTACGGAAATTTTTGCATTTGAAGAAAAAACCTGAGGCTCGAATCAAAACAGGGGCACTTGTGGATGTAAGGGCAATCTCAGGCTATGTGATGAGTAAATCTGGAAGGATGTATGCGGTGACCTCCTTCATAAACCATCCCAATGCTTTGAGAGGCTTAGAGGCGCATGATCAATTATTGGCGTGGCTACTAAATGATGGGCCAGACCCAAAACAGGCACGCTGA